GCAGAAGCCGCGCTGGACCAGGTTTGAAGAGGCAAAGCGGCGTGGCTCGCCCCGGGTCCAGGTGAAGTCGACGGTGCGCACGGAGACCAAGGGGGCGTAATAGGCACCGAAGGCTTTCTGGCACATCCGGCAATGGCAGATCGAACTGTCGGTGAGTTCGCCGCGGACGTGGAAGCGGATGGCGCCGCACTGGCAGCCGCCGCTGTATTCGGGGAGGTCGGACATGGGCGCGCTCCGAATCGGGAATGCGGGGCCGATCAACGCGTACCGACCAACGGTCGGTACCCACCGGGTGACGGTCGGCACCTACCGGGTAACGGTCGGCACCCCCGTTTTGGTGTGGCCGCACCGGCAGGGCGGCCGCGGCGTACCGGCCGGTGGCCGGTACGCCCGTCTTTCAGTACTTCTGCTTCTTGCGCTTGGCCGGCTGGCCGCGCGGCGGCAGTTCGGCCACCTCGTCGCCCTGCTCTTCGACCAGGCGGAAGTCGATCTTGCGCTCTTCCATGCTGGCCTTGAGCACCAGAATCCGCACGCGGTCGCCCAGGCGGTAGGCCTTGCCACGGCGTTCGCCGCTGAGCGTCTTGCGGGTGGCGTCAAACTGGTAATAGTCGTGCGGCAGCTGGGTCACGTGCACCAGGCCGTTGACCTTGGATTCGTCCAGTTCCACGAACAGGCCGAAGCTGGTCACGCCGCTGATCACGCCCTCGAACTGGCCGCCCACGTGCTTTTCCATCCACGCGGCGCGGTAGCGTTCGTCCACTTCGCGCTCGGCCTCGTCGGCCCGGCGCTCGCGTTCGGAGCACTGCAGCGCCAGCGCGGCCATCTCACGCGGCGAGTAGGTGTACTTCTCTGCCGGTGCGCCGCTGAGCGCATGCTTGATCGCACGGTGCACCAGCAGATCGGGATAGCGGCGGATCGGCGAGGTGAAATGCGCGTACGCATCCAGCGACAGACCGAAGTGACCCTGGTTGTCCGGCGAATACACCGCCAGGCTCTGGCTGCGCAGCAGCACCGATTCCAGCAGGGCCGCGTCGGGGCGCTCGCGCACCTTCTTGAGCAGCTTGGTGTAATCGCCCGGCTGCACCTTCGACCACGGCGGCAGGCTCAGCTTGAATTCCTTCAGGAACTCCAGCAGGTCGTCGTACTTGGCTTCCGGCGGCTTGGCGTGGTCGCGGAACGGCGCCGGCACCTGCTTGTGCAGCAGGTAGCGCGCGGCCTGCACGTTGGCGGCGATCATGCATTCTTCGATCAGCTTGTGCGCGTCGTTGCGCACCAGCATGCCGGCCTGGGTCACTTCGCCGGTGTTGTCCAGCACGAAGCGCACTTCTGACGATTCAAACTCGATCGCGCCGCGCTTGGTACGGGCCTTGGCCAGCACCTTGTACAGCTGGTGCAGGCGCTCGACCTGCGGCAGCACCGCAGCGATCTCCTTGCGCACCGCCGGGTCGTTTTCACCGACCGCCTGCCAGACCTGGTTGTAGGTCAGGCGGGCATGCGAATTCATCACCGCTTCGTAGAAGCGCGAATGGATCACCTCACCGTCGCGGTTCACCTGCATGTCGCAGACGAAGCACATGCGGTCGACCTTGGGCATCAGCGAGCAGATACCGTTGGACAGGGTCTCGGGCAGCATCGGCACCACGAAACCCGGGAAATACACCGAGGTGGCGCGCTTCTGCGCTTCGTCATCCAGCGGCGTGCCAGGGCGGACGTAGTTGGACACGTCGGCGATGGCCACCACCAGGCGGAAGCCTTCGGCATTCGGTTCGCAGAACACCGCGTCATCGAAGTCCTTGGCGTCCTCACCGTCGATGGTCACCAGCGGCGTGCTGCGCAGGTCCACGCGGTTGCCCAGCATGGCCGGCTCGACCACCAGCGGTACTGAAGCGGCCTCGTTGAGCACCTCCTGCGGGAACTCGAACGGCAGTTCATGGCCGTGGATGGCGGTTTCCACGATCAGCGAGGCGGTCAGCTTGTCGCCGAGCACCGCGATGATGCGGCCGATCGGCGGGCGGCGGGTATCCGGGGCCTGGGTCAGCTCGCAGACCACCAGCTGGCCGTCGCGGGCCTCGCCGGTCTGGTCCGGCGGGATCTGGACGTTGCGCTGCACGCGCTTGTCGTCGGGCACCACGTAATTGATGCCGAACTCGACGCTGAAGCGGCCGATCAGGCGGGTCATGCCGCGCTCGAGCACGCGGGCGATGCTGCCCTCGCGGCGGCCGCGGCGATCGATACCGGTCACGTTGGCCAGCACGCGGTCGCCGTGCATGACCTTGCGCATTTCATACGGCGGCAGGAACAGGTCGTCCCCGCCCTCCACCGGACGCAGGAAGCCGAAGCCTTCCGGGTTGGCGATGACCACGCCGGTGATCAGGTTGGTGGCCTGCACCGGGGCGAAACCGCCGCGGCGGTTCTGCACCAGCTGGCCATCGCGCACCATCGCGCCCAGGCGCTTGCCCAGCGCGTCGGCGCGGTCAGGTTCGGTCAGGCCCAGGTGGATGCCGATTTCCTCGGCGGTCTGCGGGCCATCACAGCGGTCAAGCAGCTGCAGGATGGCTTCGCGGCTGGCGATCGGCTGCGCATAGCGCTCTGCCTCACGCTCGGCATGGGGATCGATCACATTCATGTCGGTAGCAGTGGGATGCGGGCGGCGACGGGTCGGGATCGGCGCGCCGGCATCCGGCTTGGGGCCGGACCGCTTGCCACCGCGCGACGGCGCTGGGGTGTTCATTGATTCGGGCATCCACGGTGGCAGCTTGCCGGCCTTCTTGGCGGCAGCGCGGGGCTTGCCCGACGGACCGGCAGCCTGCTTGGGCGCCGGGGACTTGGGGGCTTTCGCGCCCTGGGTCGGTTTCTTTGGTTTCATTGGCCTCCATGGTAACCGCTGACAGTGTGCAGAACCGGTCATGGGCGCGGCATATGCAGGTTTGTGAAGAAATTTAACAAAACCGTTGACAAGCCCCGGCGGCATCTTCACAATTCGCCTCCTGAGTCGCCCAGGTGGCGGAATTGGTAGACGCACTAGCTTCAGGTGCTAGCGGGGGCAACTTCGTGGAGGTTCGAGTCCTCTCCTGGGCACCATGACTCAGACAATGATCAAACCCGCGCAAGCGGGTTTTTTCGTTTCCGGGGTTTGCTCGTCACAGACGGGGCGTGTCAGGCATCCGGATCGTAGTAGCGGCGCGCCAGCCCCGCCCGCCCGGGAAAGTGCTTGAACCACGGCCGGGCCGCGTCGATCACTGCGGCCACCGCCGTGTGCGCCATCAGCCGCTCCACATAGGCAGACAGTGCCGCGTGCGCATCCGGCACCGGCACGTAGGCCACCGCATAGAACAGCGCCGGTGCCGCAGCGCAATCGGCCAGGGTGAACGCCTCGCCCGCCAACCAGCGTCGCCCGTCCACCTGCCGGTCCAACAGCGCATAGCTGTTCAGCAGCGTCGCGCGGGCGGCGGCGGTCGCCGCGCCACCGGCGTCGCTGGCGGGCTGCAGCAAGGCGGCGGTGAGCGCCTGCATCGGCGTCATCACATACAGGTCGCAGACCCGGTCCCAGAACCGCACCTCCAGCGCCTGCGCCGGATCCTGCGGAATGAGCCACGGCCCGTCGGCGGCATGATGGCGCTGCAGGTGCTCGATGATGATGCTGGTTTCGCCGATGGGCCTGCCCTGCTCGACCAGCAGCGGCATTTTGCCCAGCGGCCACAGCGCCCGGAACGCCGCGCGCTCGGCCGGGTCGCCGAGGTTCAACAGCCGCGCGTCCAGCGCCACGTCCAGGACGTGGGCGGCGATGAGCACCTTCTGGCAGCAGGAAGACAGCGGATGGAAGTGCAGGATCGGGGTTTCCATGGGAACGCCTTGCTGCCGGGTGGGATGAGTATTTTCAGCGTCCCCCGCCCGGGTCAAGCCGCGCCGCGCCACCGGCCGATGCACTCTGTGCGGATATGCCGGCAGGATGCATTGACAGCCCTGTCATGCTTCCGCATAATTCGCCTCCTGAGTCGCCCAGGTGGCGGAATTGGTAGACGCACTAGCTTCAGGTGCTAGCGGGGGCAACTTCGTGGAGGTTCGAGTCCTCTCCTGGGCACCACGACTCGGTAAATGATCAAACCCGCGCAAGCGGGTTTTTTCGTTTCTGCGGTGCGATGTTCTGCGTGTCGCATGCACGCTGCGTCCGACATGCAGGGCGATGATCCAGCAGTGCGCGACGAGCGAAATTTTCCGCGACATGCTGTTGACACATTCGTGGTTCTCCCGCAGAATTCTCCTCCTGAGTCGCCCAGGTGGCGGAATTGGTAGACGCACTAGCTTCAGGTGCTAGCGGGGGCAACTTCGTGGAGGTTCGAGTCCTCTCCTGGGCACCATGACTCAGACAATGATCAAACCCGCGCAAGCGGGTTTTTTCATGTCTGGGGTTTTTTTGGGGGGGGTTCTTTTTTTTTAGAAGCGAAAGCCAGAGCCAGAGCTGGAGCCAGAGCGTTGGTTCTGCGCCTGCGACGGGTTGGGCGGGGGCGTGTGGGTTCGCGGGACACGCCGTGAATCCATCCCTGGAGGCTCGTGAGCGCCATCCATGGCGCCCAACGGTCCCGCGAACCCACACACCCCCGCCCCAGACAGTGGGCCGGTGCCCATGGAACAACAACGCAACGCCGCGGTAGAGCCGACCGTTGGTCGGCTGCTCTGCCTCTCGGCTTCACAGCCTCTCGGCTGTTGAGCTGTTGAGCTGTTGAGCTGTTGAGCTGTTGGGCTGTTGGGTTGTTGGGCTGTGGGCTCTTCGCCACGCACCGACTCACTTTCAAGGGCGGGTACGGGTGGGTTGGCGGGACCGTAGAGCGCCATGGATGGCGCGAACGAGCCTACAGGGACGTACTTGCGGCGTGTCCCGACAATCCACCCGTACCCGACCAAGCCAAGAGACATACAGACGATGCGCTGTTGCTCTGCTGTTGCTCTGCTCTGCACGTGCTCTTCCCAGCCAACATGAAAAAAAACCCCGCCTTTCGACGGGGTTTTTTCGTTTCAGATCAGACGCGGATCAATGCCCGCCGGCCGATGCTGCACCCGCCCCTGCACCGAACGGCGGCTTGGCCAGCCACAGGAAGGCGATGATCGCCAGGAAGATCCAGCCCAGCAGGAAGAAGATGTCGTTGAAGCCCATCTGCGATGCCTGGTGGTTGATCATGTTGTTCAGCGCTGCCGCCCCGTGTTGCAGGTTGCCCTGCCCCATCGCCGCTACCTGATCCTGCATGCCCGGCTGATATGCCGAAATGTGCTCGGTCAGATCCGCGTGGTGCACCTGCGTCCGGCGTGCCCACAGCCACGTCGTCAACGATGCCGCGAAACTGCCGCCCAGCGTACGCAGGAACGTTGCCAGCCCCGACCCCGCCGCGATCTCGCGGCCGTCCAGGTCCGACAGCAGAATCTGCAGCACCGGCATGAAGAACAGTGCCACGCCAATGCCCATGATCAACTGCACGCCTGCCACGTGGGCATAGTCCACCTGCAGGTTGAAGTCCGAACGCATGAAACTGGTGAAGGACAGGAACACGAACGCGAACGACGCGATCATGCGCATGTCGAACCGCGAGGCGTACTTGCCCACGAACGGCGTCATGATCACCGGCAGAATGCCGATCGGCGCCGTCGCCAGGCCCGCCCAGATCGCCGTGTAGCCCATGTCGCGCTGCAACCACTGTGGAATCAGCAGCGACACACTGAAGAACGCCGCATACGCCACCACCATCGCCAGCGTGCCGGCGCGGAAATTGCGGTGCCGGAACAGCTTCAGGTCGACGATCGGGTCCTTGTCGGTCAGCTCCCAGATCAGGAACACCGCCAGCGCCACCACCGCCACGCAGGCCAGCACCACGATCTTGGTCGAGGCGAACCAGTCCTCGTCGTTGCCCAGGTCGAGCACCAGCTGCAGCGCGCCCACGCCGATCACCAGGGTGATCAGGCCGACGTAATCCATCTTCGGCTTTTCGGTCTGCTCCGGCCGGCCCTTCAACTGGCTGCCTACCACCATCGCCGCAAAGATGCCCAACGGCACGTTGATCAGGAAGATCCATTCCCAACTGTAGTTGTCGGTGATCCAGCCGCCCAGGATCGGGCCGCAGATCGGCGCCACCACCGTGATCATCGCCAGCAGCGCCAGCGCCTGCCCGCGTTTCTCGCGTGGGTAGATCGAGACCAGCAACGACTGCGTGATCGGGTACATCGGACCGGCCACGAAGCCCTGCAGCGCGCGCGACAGCACCAGCATGCCCATGCTCTGGGCCAGGCCACACAGCAGCGAGGTGATCACGAACGCCAGCGTCGCCCAGACGAACAGCTTGCGTTCGCCGAAGCGGCGGCTGAGCCAACCGGTCAGGGGCAGCGCGATCGCGGTGCTCACCGCGAACGAGGTGATCACCCAGGTGGCCTGCTGCGAACTGGCACCGAGGTTACCGGCGATGGTGGGCAGCGACACATTGGCAATAGTGGTGTCGAGCACCTGCATGAACGAGGCCATCGCCAGGCCCACGGTGCACAGGGCCACGCTCGGTGGCAGGAAGCCGGCGGCCGCACTGGGCGCCGCCGGTGCGCCCGGATTGCCGGGCGCGGCTGGAGCTTGGGCGGACATGGTGACCTCAGCTCGCCTTGGCCTGCTGCGGCAGGTTGCGCTGGATGATGGCGTGGATCGCATCATCGGCGCTGTGCAGCTGCTTGGCGTAGACGTCGGTGTCGAACACCTGGCCCTTGGCGGCCTGGGTCGGCAGCACCGTGCCCTTCTGGTCGCGCAGGCTCACTTCGGCCTTGATCGACAGACCGATGCGCAACGGGTGTTCGGCCAGCTGCTTGGCGTCGATGGCGATGCGCACCGGCACGCGCTGCACGATCTTGATCCAGTTGCCGCTGGCGTTCTGCGCCGGCAGCAGCGAGAACGCCGAACCGGTGCCCAGGCCCAGGCTGTCGATGCGGCCCTTGTAGGTCACATCACCACCGTACAGGTCCGAGCGCAGCTCCACTTCCTGGCCCAGGCGCATGTGGCGCAGCTGGGTTTCCTTGAAGTTGGCTTCCACCCACATCTGTTCGGTCGGCACCACGGCCATCAGGGCGTTGCCCGGCTGCACGCGCTGGCCAACCTGCACCGAACGACGGGCAACATAGCCGGCCACCGGCGCGACGATACCGGCGCGGGCATTGTTGAGGTACGCCTGGCGCAGCTGCGCGGCGGCGGCCTGCACGTCCGGCTGGGTGGCGATCACGGTGTCATCGACCAACGCGTTGTTGCGCTCGAAGGTCTCGCGCGACCCAGCCACGGCCGCTTCGGCGGCAGCCAGCTCGTCACGCGCGTGGGCCAGTTCTTCGTTGGAGATCGCACCGCTGGCGGCCAGGCCCTTGCGGCGGTTGAAGTCGTCGCGGACGCGCTTCAGGGTCACCTGGCGGGCATTCAAGTCCGCCTGGGCGCCTTCCACGCTGCGGTACAGGCCGCGGGTCTGGCGCACGGTCTTGGCCAGGTTGGCTTCGGCCTGCTGCAGCGCCACTTCGGTGTCGGCCGGGTCCAGCTGCACCAGCAGCTGGCCACGCTCCACGCGCATGCCGTCATCGGCGTTGATCGCCACCACGGTACCGCTCACCAACGGGGTGATCTGGACCTGGTTGCCCTGCACGTAGGCGTCGTCGGTGTCTTCGAACCAGCGGCCGAACATGAAGTACCACAGCGCCAGCGCCGCCAGCAGCAGCAGCACGATGACCAACAGGCCGCGCAGCAGCTTGCCGCGACGGGACGGAGCTGCCGGGGCGGCAGCGGGAGCGGATGTCTGGCTCATGGGATGTGTCTCAGGAATGCGTGGAATCAGGGGCGGTGGCGAGCGTGGCGGTGTCGCCGGACGGGGTGAACCCACCGCCCAGCGACTGGCTCAGCCGCACCGAAACAAGGATCTGCCGGGACTGCAGTTCGGCCAGCCGCTGCTGGGACACCAGCAACTGCTCTTCGACCACCAGAACCTCCAGGTAGCTGCCGATGCCGGCGCGGTAGCGCTGCTCGGCCAGGTCATGCGCTGCGCGGGCGGTGTCCACCGCCTGCTGCTGCGCGGCGGCCTGGCTGGCCAGCGAGCGCACCGCGTTGACCTGGTCGGCCACATCGCGCAAAGCGTTCACCACCGACTGGTTGTAGTCGGCCACGGCCAGGTCGTACTGGGCGTCGGTCTTGTCCAGGTTGGCGCGCAGGCGGCCGCCATCGAAGATCGGCAGGCTCAGCGCCGGGCCGAGGAAGGCGAAGGTGGAGCCGCTCTTGAGCAGCTGGTCCACTTCACTGGACACCACCCCGCCCAGCGCGGTCAGGTTGAGGCTGGGATAGAACTGGGCCTTCGCGGCATGGATCTCGCGGTGGGCCGCTTCCACGCGCCAGCGCGCGGCCACGATGTCCGGGCGGCGGCCCAGCAGCGCGCTCGGCAACACGCCGGGCAGCTGCAGGGCCAGCGGATTGAGCACCTGCGGGCGCTCGATCTGCAGGCCGCGGTCCGGGCCCTGCCCGACCAGCGCGGCCAGCGCGGTGCGGGCCTCGTCGATCTGCTGCTGGGCGGCCTGTTGCTGCTGCTGCGCGGCCGGAATGCGCGCTTCGGCCTGGCGGGTCTGCAGGTCGCTGTCGATCCCGGCGCGGCGGCGCTGGGCGGTCAGGTCCAGGGTCTTCTGCGAGCGCGCCAGCTCTTCGCTGGCCACGTCGTGCAGTTTGTAGGCGTAGCCCAACTGCGCATACGCCTCGGCAATGGCCGCCGACAGGTTCAGGCGTGCGGCCTGCGCGTCCACTTCGGCGGCATGGCCACTGTCCACGGCCGCTTCCCAGGCGGCGCGCTTGCCGCCCCACAGGTCGATGCCGTAGCTGAAGCTGAGGTAGGCCTGGCCGCTGCCGGCATAGCTGCCACCGAGCTCATCGCCGACCATCGATTCGGGCAGGCGCACGCCGGTGTAGCCACCGGAGGCGGACACGCTGGGCAGGCGCTCGGCGTGGGCGGTACCGATCCGGGCGCGGGCCTGGCGAAGGCGCGCATCGGCCGCGTCCAGGCCGGGGTTGCGCTGCAGGCCTTCGGCGATCAGGGCGTCCAGTTGCGGGTCGCCCAGTGCGCGCCACCAGTCGGCGGCCGGCCAGCCGGGTTGGCTCAGGCCAGCGGCAGACAGGGTGCGCTGGGTCTGCAGGCTGTCGGCATCCAGCAGCGTGGCCTGCGGCTGCAGGCCGCGGCTGCTGGCACAGGCGGCCAGCGCCAGCGCAAGCACCGATACCAGCACCGGGCGCAGCGGACGCAGCGAAGAAGTGCGATCAAGGGAGGAGGTCATGGCGTAATCAACGAGTCACGTACACGGGTCATGAGGGAAAGCAGCTGGGCGCGCTCGTCGGTGGACAGGTCGCGCATGGCGTCATCGATGGTCTGGTCGCCGCGCTGCTTCAGCCGGGCCCACAACTGGCGGCCTTCATCGGTCAGTACGATCTGCAACGCCCGCCGGTCCTGGGCATGCGGCTCGCGCCGCACGCAGCCCATGGCTTCCAGCTTGTCCAGCAGGCGGGTCACCGCGCTGGGCACCTGGTCCAGGGCCTGGGCCAACTCGTTGGCGGTACACGGGGCCTTGGCCGCGAGCACCTTCAATCCGAGGTAGTGGGTGAAACCAATGCCAAGGTTTTCCTCGGCCATCGACGTGTCGAGCTGACGGACAAGGCCGTCGCGCACCTGGCGCAACAGCAGCCCGAAGCTGGGAGGAGTGGTTTCAGGGCAGATCATCATGGGGCGGCACTTTACTTCCAGAAAATATATTTCTCAATGGAAATATTCAATCTGGAACCAAATGCTGTGTTGCAACAACCGGAACAATGCGGGGATGGCTACCTTAATGGCCGCTTCAGCTGGCCGGGTATTACAATTTGGACAATGGATAACACATTCAGGCCAGACCCGGCTTCAGCCGCCACCCAGATGATCCGCAACGAGGTGCTCGACTGGTTCGAGCGCGACGACGGGCTGGGCGTGCTGGGCTTCCAGGTCGACAGCCCGCGCGGGCTGGAACGCGAGATCGATTGGCACCAGCACCACCGCGCCCAGCTGATCTGCGTGGAGGCCGGCCTGCTCAACACCCGCACCCGCCACGGCAACTGGTCGCTGCCGCCCGGCTGTGCCGGCTGGATGCCGCCCGGCGAGCCGCACACGGTGGACATCTCCGGCCCATTGCGCGGCTGGGGCCTGATCATCAGCCCGGCGCTGGCCCACGACCTGCCGAGCGAACCTTGCGTGGTCGCCATCTCCGACCTGCTGCAGGCCCTGGCCATGCGGGTGACCCGCTGGACGCCCGCTGCGGCGGCCGACCTGCGCCAGCAGCACATGATCGAGGTGCTGCTGGACGAAATCCGCAACGCGCCGCGCCAGCGCATGCACCTGCCGATGCCACAGGACCGGCGCCTGCTGCGGATCGCCTCGCAGCTGATCGCCGACCCGGCCGACGGCCGCAGCCTGGAACAGTGGGCGCAGTGGGCCGGGTTGTCACCGCGCACCCTCACCCGCCACTTCCGCGACGAAACCACGCTCAGCTTCGCCCAGTGGCGCCAGCAGGCCCGCCTGGCCGACGGCCTGCGCCGCTTGTCCGACGGCCACAGCGTGTCCGATATCGCCCACGAACTGGGCTTCAGCAGCCCCAGCGCGTTCGTTACCGTGTTCCGCCGGCACTTCGGCTGCCCGCCCGGGCGCTACCTGGCGCGCAGCGGCCAGCCCCTGAATCCAACACGCGGCTTGGCATCCCCGGCCGCATCCGGATAATCGACCGCCTGCGAGGGCGACAGCCGTCGCCGTCCCTTGCCACAGGTAACAATCCCGCATGACCGATCTTGCCCGCCCCGCCTTCCACGGCTTTGAACAGCTGCCCCTGCGCGAGTACGCCGAACGGGCGTACCTGGACTATTCGATGTACGTGGTGCTCGATCGCGCACTGCCGTTCATCGGCGACGGCCTGAAGCCGGTGCAGCGCCGCATCATCTATTCGATGAGCGAGCTGGGCCTGAATGCCGCCTCCAAGCCGAAGAAGTCCGCGCGTACCGTGGGTGATGTGATCGGTAAGTACCACCCGCATGGCGACAGCGCGTGCTACGAAGCCCTGGTGCTGATGGCCCAGCCGTTCTCCTACCGCTACCCGCTGATCGAAGGCCAGGGCAACTTCGGTTCCACCGACGATCCCAAGTCGTTCGCGGCGATGCGTTACACCGAATCCAAGCTGACCCCGATCGCCGAGGTGCTGCTGGGCGAAATCAACCAGGGCACCACCGACTGGACCCCGAACTTCGACGGCACCCTGGAAGAGCCGACCTGGATGCCGGCGCGCCTGCCGCACCTGCTGCTCAACGGCACCACCGGCATCGCCGTGGGCATGGCCACCGACGTGCCGCCGCACAACCTCAACGAGATCGTCAGCGCGCTGCTGCACCTGCTGGACGACCCGGACGCGACCGTTGCCGACCTGTGCGAGCACGTAAAGGGCCCGGACTACCCCAGCTTCGCCGAGATCATCACCGCCCCGGCCGACCTGCGGAACATGTACGAAACCGGCTACGGCAGCGTGCGTGCGCGCGCGACGTACTTCAAGGAATCGACCAACATCGTCATCAACGCGCTGCCCTTCCAGGTATCGCCGTCGAAGGTGATCGAGCAGATCGCCGCGCAGATGCGCGCCAAGAAGCTGCCGTGGCTGGAAGACATCCGCGACGAGTCCGACCATGCCAACCCGGTGCGGGTGGTGCTGGTGCCGCGCTCCAACCGCGTCGATGCCGACCAGCTGATGGGCCACCTGTTCGCCACCACCGACCTGGAGCGCAGCTACCGGGTCAACCTCAACGTGATCGGCCTGGACGGGCGTCCGCAGGTGAAGAACCTGAAGATGCTGCTCAGCGAATGGCTGCAGTTCCGCGCCACCACCGTCACCCGCCGCCTCACCCACCGCCTGCAGAAAGTCGAGCGCCGCCTGCACCTGTTGGACGGCTTGCTGGTGGCCTTCCTCAACCTGGATGAAGTGATCCGCATCATCCGCACCGAGGACGAGGCCAAGCCGGCGCTGATCGCGCGCTTCAGCCTGAGCGAGGAACAGGCCGAGTACATCCTGGACACCCGCCTGAAGCAGCTGGCCCGCCTGGAAGAGATGAAGATCCGCGGCGAGCAGGACGAGCTGGCCAAGGAGCGCGACAAGATCCTGGCCATCCTGGACAGCAAGGCCAAGCTGAAGAAGCTGATCCGCGACGAACTGACCGCCGATGCCAAGAAGTTCGGCGACGACCGTCGCTCGCCGCTGGTGCAGCGCGGTGCGGCCCAGGCCATCGACGAAACCGAGCTGGTGCCGAGCGAGCCGATGACCGTGGTGCTGTCGGAGAAGGGTTGGATCCGCGCGGCCAAGGGCCACGACATGGACCCGTCCACGCTGTCTTACCGCGACGGCGATGCCCTGCTCGGCTCGGTGCGGGCGCGCAGTACCCAGCAGGTGGCGTTCCTGGACAGCGAGGGCCGTGCGTACTCCACGCTGATCCACACCCTGCCCTCGGCCCGTGGCAACGGCGAACCGCTGACCGGCCGCTTCTCGCCAGCCGCCGGCAGCCAGTTCCTGACCCTGGCCAGCGGGGAAAACAACACCCGCTTCGTGCTGG
This is a stretch of genomic DNA from Stenotrophomonas rhizophila. It encodes these proteins:
- the parC gene encoding DNA topoisomerase IV subunit A, whose protein sequence is MTDLARPAFHGFEQLPLREYAERAYLDYSMYVVLDRALPFIGDGLKPVQRRIIYSMSELGLNAASKPKKSARTVGDVIGKYHPHGDSACYEALVLMAQPFSYRYPLIEGQGNFGSTDDPKSFAAMRYTESKLTPIAEVLLGEINQGTTDWTPNFDGTLEEPTWMPARLPHLLLNGTTGIAVGMATDVPPHNLNEIVSALLHLLDDPDATVADLCEHVKGPDYPSFAEIITAPADLRNMYETGYGSVRARATYFKESTNIVINALPFQVSPSKVIEQIAAQMRAKKLPWLEDIRDESDHANPVRVVLVPRSNRVDADQLMGHLFATTDLERSYRVNLNVIGLDGRPQVKNLKMLLSEWLQFRATTVTRRLTHRLQKVERRLHLLDGLLVAFLNLDEVIRIIRTEDEAKPALIARFSLSEEQAEYILDTRLKQLARLEEMKIRGEQDELAKERDKILAILDSKAKLKKLIRDELTADAKKFGDDRRSPLVQRGAAQAIDETELVPSEPMTVVLSEKGWIRAAKGHDMDPSTLSYRDGDALLGSVRARSTQQVAFLDSEGRAYSTLIHTLPSARGNGEPLTGRFSPAAGSQFLTLASGENNTRFVLASTHGYGFVTRFENLTGRNKAGKAMLNLTSGSKVLTPAVVANPETDRIVAVTSSGNLLAIAAGDLPELDKGKGNKIIDIPKAKLATERVVAVVSVGPGNTLLVRSGTRTMNLSFKDLETYLGTRATRGHLLPRGWQKVEGLAVE
- a CDS encoding AraC family transcriptional regulator, with the protein product MDNTFRPDPASAATQMIRNEVLDWFERDDGLGVLGFQVDSPRGLEREIDWHQHHRAQLICVEAGLLNTRTRHGNWSLPPGCAGWMPPGEPHTVDISGPLRGWGLIISPALAHDLPSEPCVVAISDLLQALAMRVTRWTPAAAADLRQQHMIEVLLDEIRNAPRQRMHLPMPQDRRLLRIASQLIADPADGRSLEQWAQWAGLSPRTLTRHFRDETTLSFAQWRQQARLADGLRRLSDGHSVSDIAHELGFSSPSAFVTVFRRHFGCPPGRYLARSGQPLNPTRGLASPAASG